The following coding sequences lie in one Stigmatella erecta genomic window:
- a CDS encoding PPC domain-containing protein has translation MRLTFRTVAVLAGGLFVPIEAQAQFGQCGMDAISPADAVNRVEWARRCALNKLVTVQGFPVTDGANPMMDYQEVDPLANPSGQNAFHGDIANFEINGTYAHALFTRMPSTQVLDSAGFYQWTSASLRPSPYYPLFGTTPTPGVGSQLYPHPQLKDCNLYTDRSAYSVAPIFHVNMYCNSTTAALSQGVPVSGFTQGAGGEKHFSVAIPEGSVGLSISLSSGTGNADLYVKRGGVATEASYDCASRYSGNYDACFFAAAEGSYSVLVKSVTASSGLSVVAYWNALTRSSPVSNLYGGGATEKVYTFYVPGNVSSATFSLSGGTGDADLYVRSGAPPTLTEYGCRPYTGGNSETCAFSWPSAGTYYVMVRGWSRYSGVTLSASYAEMAPEPPPCLQRALCPANMACPIPVPCLAEEAVSSPASEGPSDPVF, from the coding sequence AGGCGCAGTTTGGACAGTGTGGGATGGATGCCATCAGCCCGGCGGATGCGGTGAACCGGGTCGAGTGGGCGAGGCGGTGCGCGCTGAACAAGCTGGTCACCGTGCAGGGGTTTCCCGTCACCGACGGCGCCAACCCGATGATGGATTACCAGGAGGTGGATCCGCTGGCCAATCCCTCCGGGCAGAACGCTTTCCACGGCGACATCGCGAACTTTGAGATCAACGGAACCTATGCCCATGCGCTCTTCACGCGCATGCCTTCCACACAGGTGCTGGACAGCGCGGGCTTCTACCAGTGGACCTCGGCGAGCCTGCGGCCCTCCCCGTACTACCCCCTCTTTGGCACGACGCCCACGCCTGGGGTGGGCAGCCAGCTCTATCCCCACCCCCAGCTCAAGGACTGCAATCTCTATACGGATCGAAGTGCGTACAGCGTGGCGCCAATATTTCACGTGAATATGTACTGCAACTCGACCACCGCGGCGCTCTCCCAGGGGGTTCCGGTCTCGGGGTTCACGCAGGGCGCCGGGGGCGAGAAACATTTTTCGGTGGCCATCCCCGAAGGTTCGGTGGGGCTGTCCATCTCCCTGAGCAGCGGGACGGGAAACGCGGACCTGTACGTCAAGCGGGGCGGTGTGGCGACGGAGGCGTCGTATGATTGCGCGTCGCGCTACAGCGGCAACTACGACGCGTGCTTCTTCGCGGCCGCCGAGGGCTCCTACTCCGTGCTGGTGAAGAGCGTCACGGCTTCCTCCGGCCTCTCGGTGGTGGCGTACTGGAATGCGCTCACGCGCTCCAGCCCTGTCTCCAACCTCTATGGAGGTGGGGCCACGGAGAAGGTCTACACCTTCTATGTCCCCGGAAATGTCTCCAGCGCCACGTTCAGCCTCTCGGGGGGGACAGGGGATGCGGACCTTTATGTCCGCTCCGGCGCCCCGCCCACCCTGACCGAGTACGGCTGCCGCCCCTATACCGGTGGCAATAGCGAGACATGCGCGTTCTCCTGGCCCAGTGCCGGGACCTACTACGTCATGGTCCGGGGCTGGAGCCGGTACTCAGGGGTGACGCTCTCCGCGAGCTATGCCGAGATGGCGCCGGAGCCGCCCCCGTGTCTACAGCGAGCGCTGTGTCCGGCCAACATGGCCTGTCCCATTCCCGTGCCGTGTCTCGCGGAGGAGGCGGTGTCTTCTCCCGCGTCCGAGGGCCCTTCGGACCCTGTTTTCTAA
- a CDS encoding S8 family peptidase, whose protein sequence is MRAMRHVMFIGSALALAACGGNELEGQDPAGLGQTQAPLRMAPPGQGIPEQYIVVMKKGASLQATLASASIAPMHTYGIINGFSAALNRAQLDAVRSDPAVAFVEQDQVVHADVTQRGATWGLDRIDQRALPLSTTYTYGQPAFGVNAYIIDTGVTPNHPDFGGRAASVFNSTGDGNANDCNGHGTHVAGTIGGNTWGVAKGVYLYGVKVLGCNGSGSYAGVIAGVDWVRTNGTKPAVANMSLGGGFSQAVNDAVNNLANSGIFVAVAAGNSGADACGYSPASAAAATTAAASESNDARAYYSNYGPCIDVYAPGSGITSTWLNGGTNTISGTSMASPHIAGVAALYKGNFGDDSSAAIDQWIKSNATPNAITGNPAGTPNLLLYKGAL, encoded by the coding sequence ATGCGTGCAATGCGTCATGTGATGTTCATTGGTTCCGCGCTCGCCCTCGCCGCCTGCGGAGGCAATGAGCTGGAGGGCCAGGACCCGGCCGGGCTGGGGCAGACGCAGGCCCCGCTGCGGATGGCTCCTCCGGGGCAGGGCATTCCGGAGCAGTACATCGTCGTGATGAAGAAGGGCGCCTCCCTGCAGGCCACGCTGGCGTCGGCCAGCATCGCGCCGATGCACACCTATGGGATCATCAACGGCTTCTCGGCGGCGCTGAACCGGGCGCAGCTCGATGCGGTGCGCAGCGATCCGGCCGTGGCGTTCGTCGAGCAGGACCAGGTGGTGCACGCCGACGTCACCCAGCGTGGCGCGACGTGGGGCCTGGACCGCATTGACCAGCGCGCCCTGCCGCTGAGCACCACCTATACCTATGGCCAGCCCGCCTTCGGGGTGAACGCCTATATTATCGATACGGGCGTCACGCCGAACCACCCGGACTTCGGTGGGCGTGCGGCGAGCGTGTTCAACTCCACCGGGGATGGAAATGCCAATGACTGCAACGGTCACGGCACCCACGTGGCGGGCACCATCGGTGGCAACACCTGGGGCGTGGCCAAGGGCGTATACCTCTACGGCGTGAAGGTGCTGGGCTGCAACGGCTCGGGCTCCTACGCGGGCGTCATCGCGGGCGTGGACTGGGTGCGCACCAACGGCACCAAGCCGGCCGTGGCCAACATGAGCCTGGGCGGCGGGTTCTCCCAGGCGGTGAACGACGCGGTGAACAACCTGGCCAACTCGGGCATCTTCGTCGCGGTGGCCGCGGGCAACAGCGGCGCGGATGCCTGCGGCTACTCGCCGGCCAGCGCGGCTGCTGCCACCACGGCGGCCGCCTCGGAGAGCAATGACGCGCGCGCCTACTACTCCAACTACGGGCCCTGCATCGACGTGTACGCCCCGGGCTCGGGCATCACCTCGACGTGGCTGAACGGTGGGACGAACACCATCAGCGGCACCTCGATGGCCTCCCCGCACATCGCGGGCGTGGCGGCGCTCTACAAGGGCAACTTCGGCGACGATTCCTCGGCCGCCATCGACCAGTGGATCAAGTCCAACGCCACCCCGAACGCCATCACGGGCAACCCCGCGGGCACGCCGAACCTGCTGCTCTACAAGGGCGCGCTGTAA